The genomic DNA TCGCGCGTCTGGGGTCCCGCCCGCGCGGAGCGACGATCGTCTACGTCACGCTCCAGCGCACGGCGGAGGAGCTGGCCCAGTACCTCCGAGGCCACGGCTACGACGCGCTGGCGTACCACGCCGGCATGGAGCCCGAGACGCGGCACCAGGTGCAGGACCGGTTCATGAACTCCCCGGACGCGGTGGTGGTCGCGACGATCGCCTTCGGCATGGGCATCGACAAGAGCGACATCCGGGCCGTCTACCACTGCAACCTGCCCAAGAGCCTGGAGAACTACGCGCAGGAGATTGGCCGCGCGGGGCGGGATGGACAGCCCTCGGACTGCGAGCTGCTCGCGGCCATGGCGGACGTGACGGTGCTGGAGAACTTCACCTTTGGAGACACCCCCACCCCCGAGGCCGTGACGGGCGTGCTCGGGCACGTGCTCTCCCGGGGCGAGACGTTCGACGTCTCCGTCCACGAGCTCTCCCACACCCACGACGTCCGTCCGTTGGTCATCGAGACGATGCTGACGTACCTGGAGCTGGACGGGCTGCTCGAGTCCACCGGCCCCTTCTACAACGAGTACAAGTTCCAGCCCCTCGAGCCCCTGGACGAGGCCATCGCCGGCTTCGACGCCGCGCGCGCCGCCTTCCTGCGGAGCGTGTTCGCCCTCGCCGAGCGCAAGCGGACCTGGTCGGTGCTGGAGCTCGACACCGTCGTCCAGAAGACGGGAGAGCCGCGCCAGCGCATCGTCGCCGCCCTCAACTACCTGGAGGAGCGGGAGGTCTTGAAGCTCCAGGTGTCGGGGGTGCGCCAGGGCTACCGGTTGAAGCGCACGGACTTCGACGTCCAGGCACTCACCCGCACGATGCGGGAGCGCTTCGAGCAGCGCGAGCGCCGGGACGTGCAGCGGCTGCGGCAGGTGCTGGACTTCGCCCGCCACGAGGGCTGCCGCACCCGCTTCCTGCTGACGTACTTCGGCGAGGAACTGGGGGCGGACTGCGGCCACTGCGACGGGTGCGCGGGCGAGCGCACCGGGGCCCTGCCTCCCCTCCCGGCGATCGATTCACTGGAGGCCCAGACGCTCGCGCGGGTGGCGCGCTTGCGCGCCGAGCACCCTGAAGCCCTCGCGGCCCCGCGCCAACTGGCGAGGTTCCTCTGTGGCATCAGCTCACCGAGCGCCATCCGCGCCCGGCTCACCCGGCACCCGCTGTTCGGCCAGCTGTCGGACGTGCCCTTTCAACGAGTGCTCTCCCTCCTGGAGGGCGCGATGCCCTAGGCTGCGGGCGTGAGCACGGATTCCCTCGAGGACAATGGCGGACGTACGGATCGTTGGCAGAGCCTGGTGGCGGGCGCTTTCCGGTTGGAGGAGGCGCCGCCATCGGAAAACGCCCTTCCCCCCGTCATGCAGTACCTGGACAACCTGCTGGAGGTCTTCCCCTCGAGCCTGGACCCGCTGGAGGACTTCGAGGGCTACGCGGTCCGGCGGATGGCGCTCGCCCTGCGGCACGCCCTGGAGCGCGCTCCGGGCGGCCGCTAGGAAGTCACGCGCCTACAGGTGGAAGTGCCCCGCCGCCTCGGGCTGGTAGGGCACGGACATGATGCGCAGACGCTTGTGCTGGCCGCGAGGCAGGGGCCACTCGATCACCTGACCCACGGACAGCCCCAACAGCGCCGCGCCAATGGGCGCGAGCACGGAGACGCGCCCCTCGGCCACGGACGCGTCCTTCGGATAGCAGAGCGTCACCTCCCGGGTCTGCTGGGACTGCTCGTCGAGGTACACGACGCGGCTGTTCATGGTGACCACGTCCGGGGACACCTGGACGGGCTCGACGACGATCGCCCGGGCCAGTTCGGCATCGAGCGATTCCGAGGCCGCGAGGCTCCGGGAATCACCGGTCGAGTCGATCACGTTGCGCAGCCGCTCCAGGTCCTGCGACGTCACCACGATCCGTGGCTCCGAGCTTCTCTCCGTCATGCGCGGGCTCCTTGCACTCGCGAGTGGGCAAAAGGCCCATTCTCCGCGCGGGGACTCCCATGTCAACTGGGCGTCCCCGACAGCGCGCCCCACGGCCGGGCCATGCGCTAGAGTCCATCCTTCTTTCGCCCAGGACCCCCATGATGAAGGACGACGATTCCTGGGCT from Melittangium boletus DSM 14713 includes the following:
- a CDS encoding RecQ family ATP-dependent DNA helicase yields the protein MPAPTDVLRSVFGFPGFRGGQEAVVSRLLDARSVLAIFPTGAGKSLCYQLPALMLDGLTLVVSPLIALMKDQIDFLTGKGIRAARLDSTLGAEEIRQLHADLRSGALKLLYVAPERLGNERFLQTLRGLRLSMLAVDEAHCISEWGHNFRPDYMKLAPLARSLRVERVLALTATATPSVARDIAAAFDISSGDIIQTGFHRPNLTLHVTPTAGGDARWEVLLARLGSRPRGATIVYVTLQRTAEELAQYLRGHGYDALAYHAGMEPETRHQVQDRFMNSPDAVVVATIAFGMGIDKSDIRAVYHCNLPKSLENYAQEIGRAGRDGQPSDCELLAAMADVTVLENFTFGDTPTPEAVTGVLGHVLSRGETFDVSVHELSHTHDVRPLVIETMLTYLELDGLLESTGPFYNEYKFQPLEPLDEAIAGFDAARAAFLRSVFALAERKRTWSVLELDTVVQKTGEPRQRIVAALNYLEEREVLKLQVSGVRQGYRLKRTDFDVQALTRTMRERFEQRERRDVQRLRQVLDFARHEGCRTRFLLTYFGEELGADCGHCDGCAGERTGALPPLPAIDSLEAQTLARVARLRAEHPEALAAPRQLARFLCGISSPSAIRARLTRHPLFGQLSDVPFQRVLSLLEGAMP
- the rnk gene encoding nucleoside diphosphate kinase regulator, which produces MTERSSEPRIVVTSQDLERLRNVIDSTGDSRSLAASESLDAELARAIVVEPVQVSPDVVTMNSRVVYLDEQSQQTREVTLCYPKDASVAEGRVSVLAPIGAALLGLSVGQVIEWPLPRGQHKRLRIMSVPYQPEAAGHFHL